In Funiculus sociatus GB2-C1, one DNA window encodes the following:
- a CDS encoding sugar O-acetyltransferase, giving the protein MEKTEKQKMLAGELYLPSDPELAADSKRARRLLRMYSATTEEQPDLRSQILNDLFGKVGAKVEIVPPFHCDYGSNIYAANGLYMNYGCVILDCNTVHIGENVLCAPYVQIYTAYHPTDPEIRQSGLELAAPIKIGNNVWIGGGVIICPGVTIGDNTTIGAGSVVVKDIPPNVVAVGNPCRIIRHLT; this is encoded by the coding sequence GTGGAAAAAACGGAAAAACAGAAGATGCTAGCAGGGGAGTTATATCTGCCTTCTGACCCGGAACTGGCTGCTGATAGCAAGCGGGCGCGTCGTCTGTTAAGAATGTACAGTGCGACGACTGAGGAACAGCCAGATTTGCGATCGCAAATCCTTAACGACTTATTCGGTAAGGTGGGAGCAAAAGTGGAAATTGTCCCTCCCTTTCATTGCGACTATGGTAGCAATATTTACGCTGCCAACGGCTTGTACATGAATTATGGATGTGTAATTTTAGACTGCAATACGGTTCATATCGGTGAAAATGTTTTATGCGCCCCTTATGTGCAAATTTACACCGCATATCACCCAACAGACCCGGAAATTCGTCAAAGTGGTTTGGAACTCGCTGCACCGATTAAAATTGGTAATAATGTTTGGATTGGAGGCGGTGTTATTATTTGTCCTGGGGTGACTATTGGTGATAATACTACTATCGGTGCTGGTAGTGTGGTTGTAAAAGATATTCCGCCGAATGTCGTTGCTGTGGGAAATCCTTGTCGGATTATTCGGCATCTAACTTGA
- a CDS encoding ion channel, with translation MAKRQRPSSSKRFLSTNRQFNVVGRGDSLFRWGDLYYLILTISWPWFFVLLALGYAIANSLFAIAYLAGGDGIENAQPGSFKDAFFFSVQTMASIGYGAMYPRTLYANFLVTIESLVGLLGIAMGSGLMFARFSRPTARVLFSRVAVISRYDGVPTLMFRAANQRRNFIVEAQINVTMVRNEINREGEFMRRFYDLKLVRSHTPIFALSWTVMHPIDETSPLYGATLETLAQTETDIVITLIGLDETVSQNIHTRHSFSDKEILWNMRFVDIFTSDRRQDGRRLIDYTRFHDVVPEGLGTGD, from the coding sequence ATGGCAAAAAGGCAACGTCCATCTTCGTCTAAGCGCTTTTTAAGCACGAATAGACAGTTTAACGTCGTGGGGCGAGGTGACTCGCTATTTCGCTGGGGCGACCTGTATTATTTAATACTCACAATCTCCTGGCCTTGGTTTTTCGTGCTGTTGGCTTTGGGGTATGCGATCGCCAACTCCCTGTTTGCGATCGCATATCTCGCGGGAGGCGACGGCATAGAAAATGCACAGCCTGGTTCCTTTAAAGATGCCTTCTTTTTCAGCGTTCAAACAATGGCTTCCATCGGGTACGGTGCAATGTATCCGCGCACGCTATACGCAAATTTCTTAGTCACAATTGAATCACTGGTCGGACTTTTGGGCATTGCTATGGGTAGCGGTCTGATGTTCGCCCGGTTCTCCCGTCCGACAGCTAGAGTCCTTTTCAGTCGTGTAGCAGTTATTAGTCGCTATGATGGCGTACCAACTTTGATGTTTCGGGCTGCCAACCAGCGTCGTAACTTTATTGTAGAAGCCCAGATAAACGTGACTATGGTGCGGAACGAAATCAACCGCGAGGGCGAATTTATGCGCCGATTCTACGACTTGAAACTGGTTCGCAGCCACACGCCTATCTTCGCGCTGTCGTGGACGGTGATGCACCCGATTGATGAGACAAGTCCCCTCTATGGGGCTACGCTGGAAACTCTTGCCCAGACGGAAACTGACATTGTGATTACACTAATCGGGCTAGATGAAACAGTTTCGCAAAATATCCATACCCGCCACTCTTTTTCGGATAAAGAAATTTTGTGGAATATGCGTTTTGTGGATATCTTTACTTCGGATAGGAGACAGGATGGGCGACGCTTGATTGACTATACCCGTTTTCACGATGTGGTTCCAGAGGGGTTGGGGACTGGGGATTAG
- a CDS encoding response regulator gives MTKVLVIEDEELIRESILNLLDESGFTAIGADNGEKGVQLAKEFVPDLIFCDVRMPKLDGYEVLRVLRSDPITGTITFIFLTADSNKNVRQQGEILGANGYLAKPFTSAELLEAIATYL, from the coding sequence ATGACAAAAGTGTTGGTAATTGAGGACGAAGAACTAATTCGCGAGAGTATTCTGAACCTTCTTGATGAAAGCGGGTTTACGGCGATTGGCGCTGATAATGGCGAGAAGGGAGTGCAATTGGCAAAAGAGTTCGTCCCCGATTTGATTTTCTGTGATGTAAGAATGCCAAAACTTGATGGGTACGAGGTTTTGAGAGTGTTGCGTTCTGACCCTATTACAGGCACAATTACCTTCATTTTTCTCACTGCTGACAGTAACAAAAATGTCCGTCAGCAAGGAGAAATTTTGGGGGCTAACGGTTATCTTGCAAAACCGTTTACAAGTGCTGAACTTCTGGAAGCGATCGCTACCTATTTGTAG
- a CDS encoding winged helix-turn-helix transcriptional regulator, with protein sequence MLDISQCKEGSPIQFTLDLIGSKWAIVILRELFAVRRSRQLLEVSGISTKTLLMRLRELEEFGLVQGRVYAEVPPHVEYSLIERGRENQSVMTALNQLESR encoded by the coding sequence ATGTTGGACATCAGCCAGTGCAAAGAGGGTAGTCCGATTCAGTTCACTCTTGACCTGATCGGCAGTAAATGGGCTATTGTGATTCTGCGAGAGTTGTTTGCAGTCCGCCGTAGCCGCCAGTTGCTAGAAGTGTCTGGAATTAGCACCAAAACGCTGTTGATGCGGCTAAGAGAACTAGAAGAGTTTGGCTTAGTCCAAGGCCGAGTTTACGCAGAAGTTCCTCCCCATGTAGAATATTCTCTAATCGAAAGAGGGCGCGAAAATCAATCTGTGATGACGGCTCTAAATCAGCTAGAATCTCGATGA
- a CDS encoding universal stress protein encodes MFSKILVAMDNSASSQTIFESALVLAKATEAELMLLHVLSQEEEGTPISPLLSSLDYYTPVNDDIIQIYKKQWETFENRGLDLLRSRTDEAASVGVKTEFTQTPGSPGRTICELAQNWDADLIVMGRRGRSGLSELILGSVSNYVTHHAHCSVLTVQGKANSCTEVAQENQELSVS; translated from the coding sequence ATGTTTTCCAAAATTTTAGTTGCAATGGATAATTCTGCCAGCAGCCAAACTATCTTTGAGTCAGCTTTGGTTTTAGCGAAAGCTACCGAGGCTGAACTCATGCTACTGCACGTTCTTTCCCAAGAAGAAGAGGGTACGCCAATAAGCCCATTACTCTCCAGCTTAGACTACTACACACCTGTAAACGACGACATCATCCAGATTTACAAAAAGCAGTGGGAAACCTTTGAAAACCGAGGTTTAGATTTATTGCGATCGCGCACAGATGAAGCGGCTTCCGTGGGGGTAAAAACTGAATTCACCCAAACCCCAGGTAGTCCTGGTCGCACTATTTGTGAACTGGCACAGAATTGGGATGCAGACCTCATTGTGATGGGACGGCGAGGACGCTCTGGCTTAAGTGAATTAATCCTGGGTAGCGTCAGTAACTACGTTACTCATCACGCTCACTGCTCAGTCCTGACGGTGCAAGGAAAAGCTAATTCCTGCACAGAAGTTGCTCAGGAAAATCAAGAATTGTCAGTTTCTTGA
- a CDS encoding efflux RND transporter periplasmic adaptor subunit, producing MEQGKKEFKKGVQWLVWSSVGVLALLSAGRWVDYAKLLNRSPDPVKVRLLTVKRGNVENKINESGTVKLGGQQTLKSPAESAVEQVLVELGDRVKSGQKLIVLRNRDQQTSLAAQQLEIQKQELALERNRQKVLEATEKLNAAQRELQNRPNKQAEMRTQELIIVRNREKIAEEQEKLTAAAGELQQLQALAEKGFIPGKELQDQKQQVRAAESALRDAQLALSTSTLELQRLKQEGQTSQQEFLDKVAAAQSELRQAQSDVNTATSEIQSQKLDLERLVQQLQNNIVSAPIAGKVLNIMVKNGNGVNLGDNLLTLGDPSQELVELNLSTLNAAKVKVNQVARISVIGPDSQIFKGRVLSLYPQAIASNANSNEQQESQSGQVTVPAIVKLDQPTRKLIPGSQVSVEIILDQRQNVVVLDTEAIQRSKAKPFVWVRDRLGKAEKRNLTLGLEDVTKVEVTSGLRPGDKIVLPSPDSELEPGMPITAEQESKEGD from the coding sequence ATGGAACAAGGTAAAAAAGAATTTAAGAAGGGTGTTCAATGGCTTGTCTGGTCAAGTGTTGGAGTTTTGGCGCTCTTGAGCGCTGGAAGATGGGTAGACTATGCAAAGCTGCTGAATCGCTCACCAGATCCGGTAAAGGTGCGCCTACTTACCGTCAAGCGAGGCAACGTTGAGAATAAAATCAATGAGAGCGGCACAGTGAAACTAGGCGGTCAACAAACCCTGAAGTCTCCAGCAGAAAGCGCTGTGGAGCAGGTGTTAGTAGAGCTTGGCGATCGCGTGAAATCTGGTCAAAAACTGATTGTTCTGCGTAACCGAGATCAACAAACTAGCCTCGCCGCCCAGCAACTGGAGATTCAGAAACAGGAACTCGCCTTAGAGAGAAACCGCCAGAAAGTTCTGGAAGCGACCGAAAAGCTAAATGCTGCCCAACGGGAACTCCAGAATCGTCCCAACAAGCAAGCAGAGATGCGGACACAGGAACTGATAATAGTCCGCAACCGCGAAAAAATTGCTGAAGAACAGGAAAAGCTAACAGCAGCAGCTGGAGAACTCCAGCAGTTGCAAGCTTTGGCTGAAAAAGGTTTTATTCCGGGAAAAGAACTTCAGGATCAAAAACAACAAGTCCGCGCCGCTGAATCAGCCCTGCGGGATGCTCAATTAGCGCTGAGTACGAGTACCTTGGAACTTCAGCGTCTGAAGCAGGAGGGTCAAACTTCCCAGCAGGAATTTTTAGACAAGGTTGCAGCTGCTCAATCAGAACTGCGTCAGGCTCAGTCAGATGTTAACACCGCTACCAGCGAAATTCAGAGCCAGAAGCTGGATCTAGAACGCCTGGTGCAGCAACTGCAAAACAACATTGTGAGTGCGCCAATTGCGGGTAAAGTTCTCAACATCATGGTCAAAAATGGGAATGGGGTGAACTTGGGCGATAACTTGCTGACTCTGGGCGACCCTTCGCAAGAACTGGTGGAACTGAATCTTTCCACCCTGAATGCTGCCAAGGTGAAGGTAAACCAAGTTGCCCGAATTAGCGTGATTGGCCCCGATTCGCAGATATTTAAAGGGCGAGTGTTGAGCTTGTATCCGCAGGCGATCGCTTCTAACGCTAACAGCAATGAGCAGCAAGAAAGCCAATCGGGGCAAGTCACCGTACCTGCAATAGTCAAGCTGGATCAGCCGACTCGCAAGTTGATTCCAGGCTCTCAGGTCAGTGTCGAAATCATTTTGGATCAGCGGCAAAACGTGGTGGTGTTAGATACGGAAGCCATTCAGCGTTCTAAAGCTAAACCGTTTGTCTGGGTACGCGATCGCCTTGGCAAAGCGGAAAAACGAAACTTGACTTTGGGGCTAGAGGATGTAACTAAGGTGGAAGTGACTTCTGGTTTGCGCCCAGGCGACAAAATTGTGCTTCCAAGTCCTGATTCTGAGCTAGAACCAGGAATGCCCATCACTGCCGAACAAGAATCAAAAGAGGGAGATTGA
- a CDS encoding ABC transporter permease gives MSLAPFDLLALTLNSLRSNPLRSVLTSLGVFMGVAAVSATLEVGNISRAVIAEQLAEGDAPQVRIFVEGELKLEDMEFLRQRLVGVRAISASTWVYPPSPTIFQDQEAQPSMTPVSEDFFLTSGKKLLAGRFFTPADFENYRPVVVIDQFLLDKLFQGQEAVGETIYVGGRPYVVVGVVPTNPRDEEPEGQLLVPMSFYHALSGSRDLGSLQLRPYKLEKLKDLQQQAKLLLEQRFPDKRFYAYNNVEKILEQKQTLELASRGLTAVGIISLLIGGVGIANITIAAVMERTPEIGLRRAIGATRRDIMLQFILEAAILSLFGGTAAIVSVHGLTTVVAETFKLPYQFEKRIAILSLGSALLVGVGAGFGPALRASKLDPVKALRNS, from the coding sequence ATGAGCCTCGCCCCCTTCGACCTACTCGCTCTCACCCTTAACTCCCTACGCAGCAACCCCTTACGTTCTGTTCTCACTAGCTTGGGCGTTTTCATGGGTGTAGCGGCGGTTAGTGCCACTCTTGAAGTTGGCAATATCAGTAGAGCTGTAATTGCCGAGCAACTAGCAGAGGGAGACGCGCCTCAAGTCAGAATCTTTGTGGAAGGGGAGCTGAAGTTGGAAGACATGGAATTTTTGCGCCAGCGTCTAGTCGGCGTGCGGGCAATCAGTGCCTCGACTTGGGTCTATCCTCCTTCACCAACCATATTTCAGGATCAAGAAGCTCAACCTTCCATGACACCTGTTTCGGAAGACTTTTTTCTCACCTCTGGGAAGAAATTGTTAGCGGGACGCTTCTTCACCCCTGCCGACTTTGAAAACTATCGCCCTGTGGTGGTGATCGATCAATTTTTACTAGACAAACTTTTTCAGGGTCAAGAGGCGGTGGGAGAGACTATTTATGTCGGAGGAAGACCTTATGTAGTTGTGGGGGTGGTACCGACTAATCCCCGCGATGAGGAACCGGAAGGGCAGCTACTGGTTCCAATGTCGTTTTACCACGCGCTCTCTGGTAGCCGCGATCTTGGCTCTCTCCAGCTGCGCCCTTATAAGCTGGAAAAATTGAAAGATTTGCAACAGCAAGCAAAGCTGCTGTTAGAGCAGCGCTTCCCGGACAAACGATTTTATGCTTATAACAATGTGGAGAAGATCCTTGAGCAAAAGCAAACTCTGGAACTTGCTTCACGCGGACTGACAGCAGTCGGGATAATTTCGCTGCTAATTGGTGGTGTTGGGATTGCTAATATTACGATCGCTGCTGTAATGGAGCGTACCCCAGAAATTGGTTTAAGGCGGGCAATTGGCGCAACTAGACGAGATATCATGCTGCAATTCATTTTAGAAGCAGCAATCTTGAGTTTATTCGGGGGAACTGCTGCCATTGTCTCGGTACATGGGTTGACAACTGTTGTCGCTGAGACTTTTAAGTTGCCTTACCAATTTGAGAAACGCATCGCAATTTTATCTTTAGGATCTGCTCTGCTGGTGGGAGTGGGTGCTGGGTTTGGGCCTGCTTTAAGAGCAAGTAAGCTTGATCCAGTTAAAGCGTTGCGTAACTCGTAG
- a CDS encoding MGH1-like glycoside hydrolase domain-containing protein: MTEEEKRLEEDRERQAYWRRWGPYLSERQWGTVREDYSPDGAAWQYFPHDHARSRAYRWGEDGIAGISDNHQRLCFAIALWNGEDPILKERIFGLTGKEGNHGEDVKEYYFYLDNTPTHSYMKCLYKYPHQAFPYSQLVEENKCRGYQDREFELLDTGVFAENRYFDIFVEYAKADSEDILIQISVVNRGKEAKSLHLLPTLWFRNTWSWNQTDEKPRIKKLKSDQGLSIVEASEATLGDRWLYSEGEPELLFTENETNKERLFGVNNSSPYVKDGINNYIVEGKKDAVNPNQIGTKVAAKYLLNIGAGKTKVVKLRLSDRADLAAPFDAQFESIFQTRKREADEFYQRVASSCSLTEDRRNVQRQAFAGMLWNKQFYYYVVEEWLKGDPGELPPPEPRQGIRNHDWIHFFSDDIISMPDKWEYPWFAIWDLAFHVIPLAIIDPDFAKRQLQRLTREWYMHPNGQLPAYEWDFSDGNPPVHAWAALRVYNIEKKMYGRADKKFLERVFQKLLLNFTWWVNRKDIEGKNVFQGGFLGMDNIGVFDRNMKLPTGGYLSQSDGTSWMGMYCLNMLAIALELAIENPSYEDIASKFFEHFLYIADAMNQMGEGEESLWDETDGFYYDMLHCPNGSYIPLKVRSMVGLIPLLAVEIIEEETLKQLPGFRQRMEWFIHNRPNLKKNVACMETPGVGARRLLAIAYSDKLRCILEKMLDEKEFFSDYGIRSVSKFHAEHPYIFNVNGDSYCVNYEPAESSSGLFGGNSNWRGPIWFPINYLLIEALQKFHHYLGDDFKIECPTGSGQMMNLWEVATELSQRMIQIFLKNESGQRPVYGDLEIFQTDPHWRDLILFHEYFHGDNGAGLGASHQTGWTGVVAKLIQQCGEK; encoded by the coding sequence ATGACTGAAGAAGAAAAGAGGTTAGAAGAAGATCGCGAGCGCCAGGCTTATTGGCGGCGTTGGGGGCCTTATTTAAGCGAACGTCAATGGGGAACTGTGCGCGAAGATTACAGTCCTGATGGCGCAGCTTGGCAGTATTTTCCTCACGATCATGCGCGTTCCCGTGCTTATCGGTGGGGGGAAGATGGTATTGCGGGGATTTCAGATAACCATCAGCGACTTTGTTTTGCGATCGCGCTGTGGAATGGTGAAGATCCCATTCTTAAAGAAAGGATTTTTGGGTTAACAGGAAAGGAAGGCAATCATGGGGAAGATGTCAAGGAATATTATTTTTATCTTGACAATACTCCTACCCATTCTTACATGAAATGTCTTTACAAATATCCGCATCAAGCATTTCCTTATTCCCAACTGGTTGAAGAAAATAAATGTAGAGGTTATCAAGATCGAGAATTTGAATTACTTGATACAGGGGTGTTTGCCGAAAACCGCTATTTTGATATTTTTGTCGAATATGCTAAAGCTGACTCAGAAGATATCTTAATTCAAATTAGTGTAGTTAACCGGGGAAAAGAAGCCAAGAGTCTGCATCTTTTGCCTACTCTATGGTTTCGTAATACTTGGTCTTGGAATCAGACTGATGAAAAGCCCCGGATAAAAAAGCTCAAAAGTGATCAAGGTTTAAGTATTGTAGAAGCCTCGGAAGCAACGCTGGGAGATCGCTGGCTATATTCTGAGGGAGAACCAGAACTGTTGTTTACAGAGAACGAAACTAATAAGGAGAGATTGTTTGGAGTTAATAATTCCTCGCCCTACGTGAAAGATGGGATTAACAACTATATTGTGGAAGGTAAGAAAGATGCTGTTAATCCTAATCAAATAGGGACTAAGGTAGCAGCAAAATATTTATTAAATATTGGTGCGGGAAAAACTAAAGTAGTTAAATTGCGGTTAAGCGATCGCGCAGATTTAGCCGCACCATTTGACGCCCAGTTTGAGAGTATTTTTCAAACTCGAAAACGGGAAGCTGATGAATTTTACCAGCGTGTCGCTTCTTCCTGTTCGCTGACAGAAGATAGGCGCAATGTGCAACGCCAGGCATTTGCGGGGATGTTGTGGAACAAGCAATTTTATTACTACGTTGTCGAGGAATGGCTGAAAGGAGATCCTGGTGAATTACCGCCACCAGAACCGCGACAAGGTATCAGAAACCATGATTGGATTCATTTTTTCAGCGATGATATTATTTCCATGCCTGATAAATGGGAATATCCTTGGTTTGCAATTTGGGATTTAGCATTTCACGTCATACCCCTGGCGATAATTGACCCAGACTTTGCCAAGCGACAACTACAGCGGTTGACGCGAGAATGGTATATGCACCCCAACGGTCAATTACCAGCTTATGAATGGGATTTTAGCGATGGAAATCCACCTGTTCATGCTTGGGCGGCGTTGCGGGTTTATAATATTGAGAAAAAAATGTATGGTCGCGCTGATAAAAAGTTTTTAGAGCGCGTTTTTCAAAAGTTACTACTTAATTTTACCTGGTGGGTGAACCGCAAGGATATTGAAGGAAAGAATGTTTTTCAGGGCGGATTTCTAGGGATGGACAATATTGGTGTCTTCGATAGAAATATGAAGCTGCCCACGGGGGGATATCTATCGCAGTCGGATGGTACTAGCTGGATGGGAATGTACTGTCTAAATATGTTAGCGATCGCGCTAGAATTAGCAATAGAAAATCCCTCGTATGAAGACATCGCCAGCAAGTTTTTTGAACATTTTCTCTATATTGCCGATGCGATGAACCAGATGGGCGAAGGAGAGGAATCGCTGTGGGATGAAACTGATGGTTTTTACTACGATATGCTGCATTGTCCTAATGGCAGTTATATACCCTTGAAAGTCCGTTCGATGGTGGGATTAATACCACTTTTGGCAGTTGAAATCATAGAAGAAGAAACTTTAAAGCAGTTGCCTGGTTTTAGACAACGAATGGAGTGGTTTATCCACAATCGCCCCAACCTGAAAAAAAATGTGGCTTGCATGGAAACGCCCGGAGTTGGTGCTCGAAGATTACTTGCGATCGCTTATAGTGATAAACTCCGCTGCATCTTAGAAAAAATGCTTGATGAAAAAGAATTTTTTAGCGACTATGGCATTCGTTCGGTTTCTAAATTTCATGCAGAACATCCTTACATTTTCAATGTAAATGGAGATTCTTACTGTGTGAATTACGAACCAGCAGAATCTAGCAGCGGCTTATTTGGGGGCAATTCCAACTGGCGCGGCCCTATTTGGTTTCCCATCAATTATCTGCTTATTGAAGCACTGCAAAAATTCCATCATTACCTTGGCGATGACTTCAAAATCGAGTGTCCGACTGGTTCGGGGCAAATGATGAACCTCTGGGAAGTTGCCACAGAATTATCCCAAAGGATGATCCAAATTTTTCTGAAAAATGAATCTGGTCAGCGCCCTGTTTATGGGGATTTGGAAATATTCCAAACCGATCCGCATTGGCGTGATTTAATTCTTTTCCATGAATATTTTCATGGCGATAACGGTGCAGGACTCGGCGCAAGTCATCAAACTGGATGGACTGGTGTAGTTGCCAAACTAATTCAGCAATGCGGCGAAAAGTAA
- a CDS encoding DUF7219 family protein, with product MTNPERASKNSFLYPQSRYYGSFSPDFLAFNANLQEFAQKVSYISALETGGKLSPEEAYDQIKCLWKQLKQSKKSMGIGSDLSSETR from the coding sequence ATGACAAATCCTGAGCGGGCGAGCAAAAACAGTTTTCTCTACCCTCAAAGCCGCTACTACGGCTCTTTTTCCCCGGATTTTCTAGCTTTTAATGCTAATCTGCAAGAATTTGCTCAGAAAGTCTCTTACATCTCGGCGCTAGAGACTGGAGGCAAACTTTCTCCAGAGGAAGCTTATGACCAGATAAAGTGTCTCTGGAAGCAGCTAAAGCAGAGTAAGAAATCAATGGGCATTGGCTCAGATTTATCATCAGAAACAAGATAA
- a CDS encoding TolC family protein, whose translation MYKRDRQISQHPDSLDNFLPPVSSWLGSACLLLVTIFGTAMTLAAAFKPDQTTVHTAKVKGASSVAIAFRRAPLRIGAKAHNSGAQSPQQRGKPDAIALRISQRLFLTPPDPQLPTKNSLTSLDIQLQHPSSPLPALSRQFVDFPSATNINVQSSDLLASKTTKLANLFAQTTQKPTQPEPITPQPGIQLTLADVVVLAVQNNTDIKNAYLERIAQRQNLAIAEDKFIPNLTPNVSFNIERFGSGATTSTSADLGLGASVSVNIPTGARLSFGWDTHTQTSNRNNFIDNINNDILGQNVQLRFTQPLLRGAGTAVNRASIDIARLDERANIQALKSTLINTITSAILGYRDLLQAQEQLEIERLSLESARQILQINQALIDAGRIAPVEIVQSQTEVANRELSLLAAQNTLASAKLALLDILDIGQNLDIVAVERIILSSISPELNKLKTVAFQNRPDYLQAQLRLEIAKLDQLVADNNRRLNLDFDARYDNSVSSSSQLAAGLVFSHTFGDRTAERDFQRSRVNFLQAKNSLENLRQSIEIQVTDRVRDVNLRLSEVRLAQQARELSERQLQIEQERLKLGRGEIFQVVTFQNNLVEARNRELTGIISYLNALTGLDQTVGTTLDTWNVTIETNR comes from the coding sequence ATGTATAAGCGCGATCGCCAAATTTCTCAACATCCAGATTCTCTCGACAATTTTTTGCCCCCAGTTAGTTCCTGGCTCGGTAGTGCTTGTCTGCTTCTGGTGACAATTTTTGGCACGGCTATGACGCTGGCTGCGGCTTTTAAGCCGGATCAGACAACAGTACATACTGCTAAGGTTAAGGGTGCGTCTAGCGTTGCTATCGCCTTTAGGCGCGCGCCCCTAAGGATTGGGGCTAAAGCTCACAATAGCGGCGCCCAATCACCACAGCAAAGAGGAAAGCCAGATGCGATCGCTTTGCGTATATCCCAAAGGCTGTTCCTTACTCCTCCTGATCCCCAACTCCCAACCAAAAATAGCCTAACGTCTCTTGATATCCAGTTACAGCATCCCTCTAGCCCACTTCCCGCTCTTTCGAGGCAATTTGTTGACTTCCCATCGGCAACCAATATTAACGTCCAATCCTCAGATTTACTTGCATCTAAAACAACAAAACTAGCAAATTTATTCGCTCAAACTACACAAAAACCGACCCAGCCGGAACCAATAACACCTCAGCCAGGAATTCAATTAACCCTCGCTGATGTTGTCGTTTTAGCCGTGCAGAACAACACAGATATCAAAAACGCCTATCTTGAAAGAATAGCCCAAAGACAAAACTTGGCAATAGCTGAAGATAAATTTATCCCTAACCTTACACCTAATGTATCTTTTAACATTGAGCGTTTCGGTTCTGGCGCAACTACATCAACCAGTGCTGATCTCGGCCTTGGGGCAAGTGTTTCTGTAAATATTCCTACCGGAGCTAGGCTGAGTTTTGGCTGGGACACTCACACTCAGACCTCAAATAGAAATAATTTTATTGATAATATTAATAACGACATCCTTGGGCAAAATGTCCAACTCCGTTTTACCCAACCCCTATTAAGAGGCGCTGGAACTGCTGTTAATAGAGCGTCAATTGACATTGCTCGGCTCGATGAAAGAGCCAATATTCAAGCTTTAAAATCTACCCTAATCAATACAATTACCTCAGCAATTCTAGGCTACCGGGATTTGCTCCAGGCGCAAGAACAACTTGAAATCGAGCGGCTTTCCTTGGAAAGCGCCCGCCAAATATTGCAGATTAACCAAGCCTTAATTGATGCTGGTAGAATAGCGCCAGTTGAAATTGTTCAAAGTCAGACAGAAGTTGCTAATCGAGAACTTAGCTTATTAGCTGCTCAAAATACTCTTGCCTCTGCCAAGTTAGCTTTACTTGATATCTTAGACATCGGACAAAATCTGGATATTGTAGCAGTAGAAAGAATTATATTATCATCAATATCTCCAGAGTTAAATAAACTAAAAACAGTAGCTTTTCAAAATAGACCTGATTATTTGCAAGCACAACTCCGCTTAGAAATAGCTAAATTAGACCAGTTGGTAGCAGATAATAACAGGCGCTTGAACTTAGATTTTGATGCAAGATACGACAATTCTGTAAGTAGCAGCTCACAATTGGCTGCTGGCTTAGTCTTTTCTCATACTTTTGGCGATCGCACAGCAGAACGAGATTTTCAGCGAAGTCGGGTAAACTTCCTCCAAGCAAAGAATTCATTAGAAAATCTGCGTCAAAGTATAGAAATTCAAGTAACCGACAGGGTTAGAGATGTGAATCTCAGACTTTCGGAGGTGAGACTTGCCCAACAAGCAAGGGAGTTGTCGGAAAGACAATTACAGATAGAACAAGAAAGGTTGAAATTGGGAAGAGGGGAAATTTTCCAAGTGGTGACTTTTCAAAATAACTTAGTAGAAGCAAGAAACAGAGAGCTTACTGGAATTATTTCCTATCTCAATGCTTTGACAGGTTTGGATCAAACTGTTGGTACGACTTTAGATACATGGAATGTGACGATAGAAACAAATAGGTAA
- a CDS encoding DM13 domain-containing protein produces MMKLNHFVILGMTLVVSSEVATGVVGNTLLNAVNPSTNLNGIAVAQTRPATRPGVFVAGEKPTSGTARIINVNGQRYIEFDSSFKTSEQGPDLHVILDTSQKPPQSYQNSNGYVNLGKLHKFNGTQRYPIPAAINLANFKSVVIWCRMANATFGYATLGGTSNASAQ; encoded by the coding sequence ATGATGAAACTGAACCACTTCGTAATACTAGGCATGACTCTTGTCGTAAGTTCTGAAGTAGCGACAGGAGTTGTAGGAAATACACTATTAAATGCAGTTAATCCCTCAACAAACTTAAATGGAATTGCTGTAGCCCAAACTCGCCCTGCAACTCGCCCTGGAGTCTTTGTTGCAGGGGAAAAACCTACTTCTGGAACTGCTCGAATTATCAACGTCAATGGGCAACGATATATAGAGTTTGATTCGTCTTTTAAGACTAGCGAGCAAGGGCCTGATCTTCATGTGATTTTAGACACATCCCAGAAGCCGCCGCAGTCTTATCAAAACTCAAACGGCTACGTGAACCTGGGTAAATTACATAAATTCAACGGCACTCAACGCTACCCAATTCCTGCCGCTATTAATCTGGCAAACTTCAAATCTGTTGTTATTTGGTGCCGTATGGCTAACGCCACCTTTGGGTATGCCACGCTCGGCGGTACTAGCAACGCCAGCGCTCAGTAG